One genomic window of Scylla paramamosain isolate STU-SP2022 chromosome 20, ASM3559412v1, whole genome shotgun sequence includes the following:
- the LOC135110696 gene encoding acanthoscurrin-2-like, translating into MNALVVALSLALLASCNAGGLVSNRYGSGGSSFLNLGSGGFGTGGSRVVSLGSGGYGSGGVTFASGNSGYGGFGNGGVRVISGGSGFRTGGFGNGGYGNGGVSVISGGLGNGGYGNGGVRVISGGLGNGGYGNGGVRVISGGLGNGGYGNGGVRVISGGLGNGGYGNGGVSVVSGGSILGAGGFGNGGYGTGGVRVISGGLGNGGYGSRGTTVIRSNFLGNRYGY; encoded by the exons ATG aACGCCCTGGTGGTCGCACTCTCTCTCGCCCTGCTGGCCTCCTGCAACGCAGGGGGCTTGGTATCTAACAGGTACGGATCCGGCGGCTCCAGCTTCCTCAATCTTGGCTCCGGCGGTTTTGGAACCGGCGGCTCCAGAGTCGTCAGCCTGGGCTCTGGCGGCTACGGCTCCGGTGGCGTTACCTTCGCTTCTGGCAACTCCGGCTATGGCGGCTTCGGAAATGGCGGCGTCAGGGTGATTTCCGGAGGTTCCGGCTTCAGAACTGGAGGTTTTGGCAACGGCGGCTACGGAAATGGCGGCGTCAGTGTAATCTCTGGCGGTCTTGGCAACGGCGGTTACGGAAATGGCGGCGTCAGAGTAATCTCTGGCGGTCTTGGCAACGGCGGCTACGGAAATGGCGGCGTCAGAGTAATCTCCGGCGGTCTTGGCAACGGTGGCTACGGAAATGGCGGTGTCAGAGTAATCTCTGGCGGTCTTGGAAACGGCGGCTACGGAAATGGCGGCGTCAGTGTGGTTTCCGGCGGTTCCATCTTGGGAGCTGGCGGTTTTGGCAACGGCGGCTACGGAACTGGCGGCGTCAGAGTAATCTCTGGCGGTCTTGGCAACGGCGGCTACGGATCACGTGGCACCACCGTCATCCGCAGCAACTTCCTGGGCAACAGGTATGGGTACTAA
- the LOC135110697 gene encoding uncharacterized protein LOC135110697 — translation MKLLVVFAVAGILLLELSDAGSYGRGRGGGGGRRSFGFRGGRGGRGRYSGSNTLGGYSGGSGSGFGSGSGGGFGGGFGGGYGGGSNFGFGGGNSGRYGGGSNSGYGGGSTGGYGGGSNSGYGGGSKGGFGGGFSGGHRGGSSGGYGGGSSGGFGGGVSGGYGGGSSGGYGGGSSGGYGGGSSGGYGGGSSGGYGGGSSGGFGGGSSGGYGGGSSGGFGGGVSGGYGGGSSGGYGGGSSGGYGGGSSSGFGGGVSGGYGGGSSGGFGGGVSGGYGGRRGGGKGYGK, via the exons ATG AAACTGCTGGTGGTGTTCGCCGTGGCTGGCATCCTTCTGCTGGAGCTCAGCGACGCCGGGAGCTACGGCAGAGGTCgcggaggtggtggcggccgcAGAAGCTTCGGTTTCCGCGGTGGTCGAGGCGGCAGGGGCAGATACAGTGGTAGCAACACTTTAGGCGGCTACAGCGGCGGTTCCGGCAGCGGATTTGGCAGCGGCTCCGGTGGTGGCTTCGGTGGCGGCTTTGGTGGAGGCTACGGCGGCGGCTCCAACTTCGGCTTCGGTGGTGGCAACAGCGGCAGATATGGCGGTGGTTCTAACAGCGGCTATGGCGGAGGTTCTACCGGCGGCTATGGCGGCGGTTCTAACAGCGGCTATGGAGGTGGATCCAAAGGCGGCTTTGGTGGAGGTTTCAGTGGCGGCCATAGAGGTGGTTCCAGCGGCGGCTACGGCGGCGGTTCCAGCGGCGGCTTTGGCGGCGGTGTCAGCGGCGGCTACGGTGGCGGTTCCAGCGGCGGCTACGGTGGCGGTTCCAGCGGCGGCTACGGTGGCGGTTCCAGCGGCGGCTACGGTGGCGGTTCCAGCGGCGGCTACGGCGGCGGTTCTAGCGGCGGCTTTGGCGGCGGTTCCAGCGGCGGCTACGGCGGCGGTTCTAGCGGCGGCTTTGGCGGCGGCGTCAGCGGCGGCTACGGCGGCGGTTCCAGCGGCGGATACGGCGGCGGTTCCAGCGGCGGTTACGGCGGGGGTTCCAGCAGCGGCTTTGGCGGTGGCGTTAGCGGCGGCTACGGCGGCGGTTCCAGCGGCGGCTTTGGGGGCGGAGTGAGTGGCGGCTATGGGGGCAGGCGGGGCGGGGGTAAGGGCTACGGGAAATAA
- the LOC135110472 gene encoding uncharacterized protein LOC135110472 — protein MTVLPIALGVSLLLAFCSAGIIYGGHGGGGHVGGVSTRVVVSGGHGGGGGFGGGYGGGGFGGGFIGGGGGGGYGGGFGGGFGGGLGGGFGGGYGGGYGGGGLGGGRIGGVTRVVHVSGGYGGGGGIGGGFIGGHGGGGGGGGGGGGYYGYGK, from the exons ATG aCAGTCCTCCCAATCGCCCTCGGCGTCAGCCTCCTGCTGGCCTTCTGCAGCGCCGGCATCATCTACGGCGGCCACGGCGGCGGCGGACATGTCGGCGGAGTCTCCACCAGGGTGGTTGTGTCTGGCGGAcatggaggcggcggcggcttcGGCGGAGGCTACGGTGGTGGCGGATTCGGTGGTGGATTCATTGgcggaggtggcggcggcggctacGGAGGTGGATTCGGTGGTGGATTCGGTGGTGGACTCGGCGGCGGATTCGGCGGCGGCTATGGCGGCGGCTATGGCGGCGGCGGTCTTGGTGGAGGACGCATTGGTGGAGTCACGAGGGTGGTTCATGTCTCCGGAGGctacggcggcggcggcggcattgGCGGTGGCTTCATCGGCGgccacggcggcggcggcggcggcggcggcggcggaggaggataTTACGGCTACGGCAAATAA
- the LOC135110698 gene encoding uncharacterized protein LOC135110698, protein MKAFVASLCLLLLLLGHSCRGDNMLKGAMEDTAVNEVDASEDHFAAEEEVKALPPSPDTHHEDSHPASSQVSLHSLPTRRYPGRTRDPHAAHSPRRRGQYPRVTTYRHSLPSKRRQPLRRIYGVAPHPASQGFYSPYRFSPPHFPVVSDRAVRFRDSARPDGASSRFPDSPTFSVSQPYPHTPFSASFRPFTPFSFVPRPVTPNTALVPPSSLPRPDTSVPFPPQRLVPRPVTPTTSDDSFLSLVDVRSAGVFPGDTLPQDSTGHLGDPTNHVHNVNDLPSPATDPRNLMYDPRNFVRPNVDLTGIVDHRVARPAQDSDIFFASDLRPSGSSVRPSFASQNRPCSANTVSRVVNSPPFANHEPVLHGGVLTFAGRGDSFVNPLSTPIVDRDGSVINQGVPSVANYHTHFTDREGSFEGSTPQGCVNAEDPFVNQDVQALDNRPAFADRDTVFANHGVRYPVAYPAGHRTPPQDLSAVLVSPPFPRYAPYPVPSGGHYGNYYQSSHNYGGY, encoded by the exons ATG aaGGCGTTCGTTGCctcactctgcctcctcctcctcctgctgggaCACTCCTGCAGGGGAGATAACATGTTGAAGGGCGCGATGGAGGACACGGCGGTGAATGAAGTGGACGCTTCTGAGGATCACTttgcggcggaggaggaggtgaaagcgCTGCCACCCAGCCCTGACACACATCATGAGGACTCCCACCCCGCTTCCAGTCAAGTGTCCCTGCATTCTCTGCCTACCCGGAGATATCCTGGCAGGACGCGTGACCCCCATGCAGCCCACAGTCCCCGCCGCCGTGGTCAGTACCCAAGAGTCACCACGTACCGCCACAGCCTCCCCAGTAAGCGTCGTCAGCCCCTCCGACGGATCTACGGCGTGGcccctcaccctgcctctcAGGGTTTCTACAGTCCCTACAGGTTCTCGCCCCCTCACTTCCCCGTCGTGTCTGATCGTGCTGTGCGCTTCAGGGACTCTGCACGTCCTGATGGTGCCTCCTCCAGGTTTCCCGACAGTCCCACGTTTTCTGTATCACAACCGTATCCCCACACACCATTCTCTGCCTCTTTTCGTCCGTTCACGCCCTTCTCATTCGTGCCTCGCCCCGTCACGCCCAACACGGCTCTCGTCCCACCCTCATCCCTGCCGCGCCCAGACACCTCAGTACCCTTTCCGCCGCAGCGCCTCGTCCCCCGCCCCGTCACCCCAACGACTTCTGACGACTCCTTCCTCAGCCTGGTGGACGTGAGGTCTGCGGGAGTGTTCCCCGGCGACACCTTGCCTCAAGACTCTACTGGACACCTCGGTGATCCCACCAACCACGTTCATAATGTCAATGACCTCCCTTCCCCCGCCACTGACCCCAGGAACCTTATGTATGACCCCAGGAACTTTGTACGGCCCAACGTTGACCTCACAGGTATTGTTGACCATCGCGTCGCCCGCCCAGCGCAAGACAGTGATATCTTCTTTGCCTCGGACCTCAGACCATCAGGTTCCTCTGTCAGGCCCTCCTTCGCCAGCCAAAATCGTCCATGCTCCGCCAACACCGTCAGTCGCGTCGTTAACTCACCGCCCTTCGCGAACCACGAGCCAGTGCTGCATGGAGGTGTCCTGACTTTCGCTGGCCGCGGTGACAGTTTCGTTAATCCGCTTAGCACTCCCATCGTTGACCGGGACGGGAGTGTCATTAACCAGGGGGTGCCGTCCGTAGCTAACTACCATACGCATTTCACTGACCGGGAGGGATCCTTCGAGGGTTCTACGCCTCAGGGTTGCGTTAATGCAGAGGATCCTTTCGTTAACCAAGATGTCCAAGCTCTCGATAACCGCCCTGCTTTCGCTGACCGTGACACTGTATTCGCTAACCACGGTGTAAGGTATCCTGTCGCTTATCCAGCTGGTCATAGGACTCCCCCGCAGGATCTCAGTGCAGTGTTGGTCAGCCCTCCCTTCCCGCGCTATGCTCCCTATCCGGTTCCCTCTGGTGGCCACTACGGGAACTATTACCAGAGTAGTCATAATTATGGTGGTTATTAG
- the LOC135110699 gene encoding ctenidin-3-like yields the protein MNSLVAILGLALLVASCSAGGLRGGHFIGGFDSHEVIGGGGFVSGGYGGGGFHRGGGGGFHRGGGGGFHRGGGYGGASIVPAIGGLVHSSIHSGGYGSFGGHSIEHDISFGGHHGGYRRPSYGRPSYRRW from the exons ATG AACTCGCTCGTCGCCATCCTCGGCCTCGCCCTCCTTGTCGCCTCGTGCAGCGCTGGCGGCTTGCGCGGTGGACACTTCATCGGCGGCTTTGACTCCCATGAGGTGATCGGGGGTGGAGGTTTCGTCAGCGGCGGCTACGGCGGTGGCGGCTTCCACagaggcggcggtggcggcttccacagaggcggcggcggcggcttccACAGGGGCGGCGGCTACGGCGGGGCGTCCATCGTGCCAGCTATCGGCGGCCTTGTGCACTCCTCCATCCACAGCGGCGGATATGGTAGCTTCGGCGGGCACTCCATCGAGCACGACATCTCCTTCGGTGGGCACCATGGTGGGTACAGGCGCCCATCCTACGGCCGCCCATCCTACAGGCGCTGGTAG
- the LOC135110768 gene encoding ctenidin-3-like, producing MTVLPIALGVSLLLASCSAGIIYGGHGGGGHVGGVSTRVVVSGGHGGGGGGGGGGGGYGGGGFGGGFIGGGGGGGYGGGFGGGLGGGFGGGYGGGYGGGGLGGGRIGGVTRVVHVSGGYGGGGIGGGFVGGHGGGGGGGGGGGGGGGYYGYGK from the exons ATG aCAGTCCTCCCAATCGCCCTCGGCGTCAGCCTCCTGCTGGCCTCCTGCAGCGCCGGCATCATCTACGGCGGGCACGGCGGCGGCGGACATGTCGGAGGAGTCTCCACCAGGGTGGTTGTGTCTGGCGGAcacggaggcggcggcggcggcggcggcggcggcggaggttACGGTGGTGGCGGATTCGGTGGTGGATTCattggcggcggtggcggcggcggctacGGTGGTGGATTCGGTGGTGGACTCGGCGGCGGATTCGGCGGCGGCTATGGCGGCGGCTATGGCGGCGGCGGTCTTGGTGGAGGACGCATTGGTGGAGTCACGAGGGTGGTTCACGTCTCTGGAGGCTACGGCGGCGGTGGCATTGGCGGTGGCTTCGTCGGCGgccacggcggcggcggcggcggcggcggcggaggcggcggcggaggaggataCTACGGCTACGGCAAATAA